The following coding sequences lie in one Halomonas sp. 'Soap Lake #6' genomic window:
- a CDS encoding sulfite exporter TauE/SafE family protein: protein MNPTGLDLPPVMAAFVFGLMGGAHCIGMCGGIMSALTFAVPPSMRHPARMSGLLLSYNLGRILSYMVAGALVAALGTLISLSPTARVLLQTFAALMLILMALYIANWWKGLLKVEAIGRYLWRYIEPLGRRLMPVVHIPQAFTLGALWGWLPCGLVYSMLAWSLAIADPYQGAMLMGAFGLGTLPALLATGLAAQQLSQLIRHPATRSIAAITIIGFAVWQLWSLIGHTAH, encoded by the coding sequence GTGAACCCAACAGGATTAGATCTACCGCCGGTCATGGCAGCCTTTGTATTTGGCTTGATGGGAGGAGCTCACTGTATTGGCATGTGCGGCGGTATTATGAGCGCACTGACGTTCGCTGTGCCACCTAGCATGCGACACCCAGCGCGTATGAGTGGCCTGCTACTAAGCTATAATCTGGGCCGTATACTTAGCTATATGGTCGCAGGTGCTCTTGTGGCAGCGCTGGGTACGTTAATTTCGCTATCACCAACCGCGCGCGTCCTGCTACAGACCTTTGCTGCGTTAATGCTGATTTTAATGGCACTGTATATCGCCAACTGGTGGAAAGGGCTGCTTAAGGTCGAAGCCATAGGCCGCTACCTGTGGCGCTATATAGAACCGCTGGGGCGACGTTTGATGCCCGTTGTGCATATCCCCCAGGCTTTTACCCTTGGCGCACTGTGGGGCTGGCTACCCTGCGGTCTGGTCTACTCAATGCTAGCCTGGAGCCTAGCCATTGCCGATCCATATCAAGGCGCCATGCTAATGGGTGCCTTTGGCCTAGGCACCCTGCCAGCACTGCTTGCAACCGGCTTGGCTGCCCAACAGCTTAGCCAGTTGATTCGTCACCCTGCTACCCGCAGTATCGCCGCCATTACCATCATCGGCTTTGCTGTTTGGCAATTATGGTCTCTGATTGGCCATACCGCTCATTAG
- the hemN gene encoding oxygen-independent coproporphyrinogen III oxidase encodes MPARATAAVSHPIHAAPSATAWDEALIRRYDKSGPRYTSYPTALAFHDQFTADDFTQALERSNQHQRPLSLYVHVPFCRKICFYCACNKIATKNTGLAEPYLSRLDREMVLTARHLDTQRPVQQLHWGGGTPTFLSLAQMSDLVDRLDARFGLSMAPERDYAIEIDPREADVFTLRHLQSLGFNRLSLGVQDLNPQVQKAINRMQPRVLTETLMEEAHRLGFRSLNLDLIYGLPFQTEKSFADTLSQVIELNPARLSVFNYAHMPSRFAPQRRINEQDLPSADEKLAILHATIEMLTSAGYVHIGMDHFARPDDSLAVAQRNGSLQRNFQGYSSHAQCDLIGLGVSAISRVDDVYAQNPTSLAHFEAALDQGRLATVKGLRLNQDDLIRRDVIERLMCDMRIDLAAVGQRWGINASDYFSPVLEQLRAAEQDGLLMREDLSLTATPTGRLLIRHLAMAFDAHLPGQSAQRYSKIM; translated from the coding sequence ATGCCCGCACGCGCCACTGCTGCCGTTTCACACCCTATACATGCAGCGCCTTCGGCCACCGCCTGGGATGAAGCGCTGATACGTCGATACGATAAAAGCGGCCCACGCTACACTTCTTATCCAACTGCGCTCGCTTTTCATGATCAGTTTACCGCCGATGACTTCACTCAAGCACTTGAGCGCAGCAATCAGCATCAGCGGCCACTGTCACTCTACGTACACGTACCGTTTTGTCGCAAAATCTGCTTTTACTGCGCCTGCAATAAAATTGCCACCAAAAACACGGGACTGGCAGAGCCTTATCTTTCCCGCTTAGACCGAGAGATGGTGCTAACCGCTCGTCACCTGGACACTCAGCGACCAGTACAACAACTGCACTGGGGCGGCGGAACGCCAACGTTTCTATCATTAGCCCAAATGAGCGACTTGGTGGATCGGTTAGACGCACGTTTTGGTTTATCCATGGCACCAGAACGTGATTACGCAATTGAGATTGACCCTCGGGAAGCGGATGTTTTCACCCTACGCCACTTACAGTCACTAGGCTTTAACCGGCTTAGCCTTGGGGTGCAGGATTTAAATCCTCAGGTACAAAAAGCCATTAACCGGATGCAGCCCCGGGTACTCACTGAAACCTTAATGGAAGAGGCACACCGGCTTGGTTTTCGCTCGCTAAATCTCGATTTGATTTACGGGCTACCTTTTCAAACCGAAAAGAGCTTTGCTGATACGCTAAGCCAGGTAATAGAGCTTAACCCTGCTCGTCTATCAGTGTTTAACTATGCTCATATGCCAAGCCGCTTTGCGCCTCAAAGACGTATTAACGAGCAGGACCTGCCGAGCGCTGATGAGAAACTTGCCATCCTGCATGCCACTATTGAAATGCTGACCAGCGCAGGCTATGTCCATATTGGTATGGATCATTTTGCCCGCCCAGATGACAGTTTGGCGGTTGCCCAGCGCAATGGCTCCTTGCAGCGTAACTTCCAAGGCTACTCCAGCCATGCTCAGTGCGATCTTATCGGGCTAGGTGTTTCAGCAATTTCGCGTGTAGATGACGTTTATGCACAAAATCCAACCTCTCTTGCACACTTTGAGGCTGCTTTAGATCAAGGTAGGCTAGCAACGGTGAAAGGATTGCGTTTAAATCAGGATGATCTAATACGTCGAGATGTCATTGAACGTTTGATGTGCGATATGCGAATTGATTTAGCGGCCGTTGGTCAGCGCTGGGGAATTAACGCTAGTGACTATTTTTCGCCTGTTCTTGAGCAGCTTCGCGCTGCAGAGCAGGATGGCTTACTAATGCGTGAAGACCTCTCCCTGACGGCTACCCCCACGGGCCGCTTACTTATTCGCCATCTCGCCATGGCATTCGATGCTCATTTGCCAGGCCAATCAGCACAGCGTTATTCAAAGATTATGTAA
- a CDS encoding heavy metal translocating P-type ATPase, giving the protein MSTTVTTPSTTSSTTPSCYHCGNPVPSGAPWQIILDETPHPLCCPGCEAVAHAIVDGGLESYYRYRTELPERPDERQAAKAETWSVFDDPGLQAQFVHADGDEGFVRATLAVEGITCAACAWLIEHRLNALEGVVSSAVNLTHHRLRVSWDPKIVQLSQLFAELAAIGYDAQPYEPDQAQARLQHEERMNVRRLIVAAVGMMQVMMFSIPIYVAGPGEISPDFYALFHWLSFALATPVVLFSAQPFFRNALRDLKTGVLGMDVPVSLAIGGAYLASSYAVLFNVGEVYYDSVAMFTFFLLFGRYVEGRARRRSGHSGNALSGVLPVSATRLEADGSERILPASELKAGDRILIKPGHGVPADGIIEEGESSLDESMLTGEYLPVTRRIGDSVTGGSQNMENPLIVTVTHAGGEARVAGIVDLTDRAFASRPRLAQMAARMAHLFVLRLLLVTVCVTVAWWFIDPSRVLWIMLSVLVVTCPCALALATPTALTAGHGQLRQRGVLITRADAMESLSNVTRVIFDKTGTLTRGEMHLIQTVAIPGHLPELSSERARAIAAALEAHSEHPIARAFRPFRDATLQARHVQSYTGSGLEGTLNGATWRLGKPDFASTTTMVPPSTGQWLLLSEDSQPRAWFKLHDGIRDDAAQTVAALQARGLVVELLSGDTQEAVESLAQQLNITTWHAGKSPEGKLERLRELQAQGECVVMIGDGINDVPVLAGADVAIAMNGATDLARTRADAVLLSPRLMRIYDAIDISQATRKIMRQNMLWSVCYNFSALPLAAMGLVPPWLAAIGMSLSSLVVVGNALRLSRWRTQTPTLAATAHPVNA; this is encoded by the coding sequence ATGAGCACTACTGTTACTACTCCTAGTACTACTTCCAGTACGACTCCTAGCTGCTATCACTGCGGCAACCCGGTGCCCTCCGGGGCGCCGTGGCAGATCATCCTGGATGAGACCCCCCACCCGCTTTGCTGCCCTGGCTGCGAGGCGGTGGCTCACGCTATTGTGGACGGAGGGCTGGAAAGCTACTACCGCTACCGCACCGAACTCCCCGAACGCCCCGATGAGCGCCAAGCTGCCAAAGCTGAAACATGGTCAGTGTTTGATGACCCGGGCCTACAGGCTCAGTTCGTACACGCTGATGGTGATGAAGGGTTTGTCAGAGCCACATTAGCCGTAGAAGGCATCACCTGTGCTGCCTGCGCATGGCTAATTGAACACCGCCTAAATGCCCTTGAAGGCGTTGTATCAAGCGCGGTTAATTTAACCCACCACCGCCTTCGCGTGAGCTGGGACCCAAAGATTGTCCAACTATCACAGTTGTTCGCTGAATTAGCGGCGATTGGTTACGATGCTCAGCCCTACGAACCTGATCAAGCTCAAGCACGCCTGCAGCACGAGGAGCGGATGAACGTCCGTCGCTTGATCGTGGCCGCAGTGGGCATGATGCAAGTGATGATGTTCTCCATACCTATTTATGTCGCTGGCCCCGGTGAAATCAGCCCGGATTTTTACGCACTTTTCCACTGGCTCTCATTTGCACTGGCGACGCCAGTCGTGCTTTTCTCAGCACAGCCCTTTTTTCGCAATGCGCTGCGTGATCTTAAAACCGGCGTGCTGGGCATGGATGTACCGGTATCTCTCGCCATTGGCGGTGCCTATTTAGCCAGTAGCTACGCCGTGCTATTTAATGTTGGCGAGGTATATTACGACTCGGTAGCCATGTTCACTTTTTTCCTACTGTTTGGCCGCTACGTAGAAGGCCGTGCCAGACGGCGCAGCGGCCATAGCGGTAACGCCTTAAGCGGTGTTTTACCGGTATCCGCTACCCGCCTTGAGGCTGACGGTAGCGAGCGTATTCTGCCTGCTAGTGAGCTTAAGGCAGGCGATCGAATACTGATTAAGCCCGGTCACGGCGTGCCTGCCGACGGTATTATTGAGGAAGGTGAGTCCAGCTTAGACGAGTCGATGTTGACCGGTGAGTACCTGCCGGTCACGAGGCGTATTGGCGATAGCGTAACCGGCGGCAGCCAAAACATGGAAAATCCGCTGATCGTCACCGTCACTCATGCTGGTGGCGAAGCACGGGTCGCGGGCATTGTGGATTTAACCGATCGCGCTTTTGCCAGCCGCCCAAGGCTGGCCCAAATGGCAGCTCGTATGGCGCACCTGTTTGTACTGCGCCTGCTGCTGGTCACAGTCTGTGTTACCGTGGCCTGGTGGTTCATCGACCCTTCAAGGGTGCTATGGATAATGCTGTCGGTACTGGTCGTTACCTGCCCCTGCGCGCTTGCCCTGGCGACTCCCACGGCATTGACGGCAGGACATGGGCAACTGCGCCAGCGCGGTGTACTAATTACCCGCGCCGATGCCATGGAGTCACTGTCTAACGTTACCCGGGTTATTTTCGACAAAACAGGCACACTGACCCGGGGCGAAATGCACCTGATACAAACCGTGGCTATCCCTGGGCACCTACCTGAACTAAGCAGCGAGCGCGCACGCGCCATCGCAGCAGCCTTGGAAGCCCATTCAGAGCACCCCATTGCCCGGGCATTCCGGCCATTTCGCGATGCAACGCTACAAGCCCGCCATGTGCAAAGCTACACCGGCTCTGGTTTAGAGGGCACGCTAAATGGTGCCACGTGGCGCTTAGGTAAACCCGACTTTGCCAGCACAACGACGATGGTGCCGCCAAGCACAGGACAGTGGCTACTGCTAAGCGAAGACAGCCAACCACGTGCATGGTTTAAGCTGCATGACGGCATTCGTGATGATGCAGCTCAGACTGTGGCAGCCCTCCAGGCTCGTGGATTAGTGGTTGAACTGCTATCTGGGGATACTCAAGAGGCGGTAGAGAGCCTGGCTCAACAACTCAACATTACCACTTGGCATGCCGGGAAATCTCCTGAAGGCAAGCTTGAACGATTACGCGAGCTACAAGCCCAGGGCGAGTGCGTGGTGATGATTGGCGACGGCATCAATGATGTGCCTGTTTTAGCCGGGGCTGATGTTGCCATCGCCATGAACGGTGCCACCGATTTAGCCCGCACGCGAGCAGATGCCGTACTACTCAGTCCACGCTTGATGCGGATCTATGATGCAATTGATATTTCTCAGGCCACCCGCAAAATCATGCGTCAAAATATGCTGTGGTCGGTATGCTACAACTTCTCAGCACTGCCACTGGCAGCCATGGGATTAGTACCACCATGGCTTGCAGCTATTGGCATGTCGCTTAGTTCTCTGGTAGTGGTAGGCAATGCACTACGCCTTTCTCGCTGGCGTACCCAGACTCCCACACTGGCAGCTACTGCCCATCCGGTGAACGCATGA
- the ccoS gene encoding cbb3-type cytochrome oxidase assembly protein CcoS produces the protein MTILYLLIPLSLILLGLAVWAFFWAVKHDQFDDLEGPAHRVLFDDDENDLTKEQRAERKKAASKKADSHKSEPPP, from the coding sequence ATGACCATCCTGTACCTACTTATCCCTCTTTCTCTTATTTTGCTTGGCTTAGCGGTGTGGGCATTTTTTTGGGCAGTTAAGCATGACCAGTTTGACGACCTGGAAGGCCCTGCCCACCGCGTTTTATTTGATGACGATGAAAATGACCTAACCAAAGAGCAGCGCGCTGAGCGTAAAAAAGCCGCCAGTAAAAAGGCGGATTCCCATAAATCAGAGCCACCGCCGTGA
- a CDS encoding DUF4212 domain-containing protein, whose product MADDKTNAAAYWKANVRLIFGCLAVWAFVSYGCAILFRPLLAGIPVGGTDLGFWFAQQGSILTFIVLIFFYAWRMNKLDEKFGLGE is encoded by the coding sequence ATGGCAGATGACAAAACCAATGCTGCTGCATACTGGAAAGCCAACGTTCGCTTGATATTCGGATGCCTAGCTGTATGGGCGTTTGTGTCTTACGGATGCGCTATTCTTTTTCGCCCATTGCTGGCGGGCATACCGGTTGGAGGGACTGACCTGGGCTTCTGGTTTGCCCAACAGGGCTCCATCCTCACCTTTATCGTACTGATCTTCTTCTATGCCTGGAGAATGAACAAGCTTGATGAAAAATTTGGCCTTGGGGAGTAA
- a CDS encoding DNA polymerase III subunit epsilon gives MRLLDRHVALFSGSLRTLLQRESDRRRCVGSPYAWLFQPYMGEELVALACHASDDAQPVISVAAVVLDQHHVQTSRAWVATIANTQNANATTLRRHHCLYGTSVALTPSAENLGTLAEFIGNRPLIGWQLDRSLDRLNALFKKGLGFGLPNAQVDVAKLHQRQLRRLHPQVDIGSRIGDALDRWQLPALSGHSVLGESTASALLYLRLQREAEQLA, from the coding sequence ATGCGATTGCTAGATAGGCACGTGGCGCTATTCAGCGGCTCGTTGCGCACCCTTCTACAGCGGGAAAGCGACCGCCGTCGGTGTGTCGGCTCTCCTTACGCTTGGTTATTTCAGCCCTATATGGGCGAAGAATTAGTGGCGCTGGCCTGCCATGCCTCGGACGATGCTCAGCCGGTAATAAGCGTAGCTGCGGTTGTGCTTGACCAGCATCATGTACAAACCAGCCGAGCCTGGGTTGCCACAATCGCCAACACCCAAAACGCCAATGCTACAACACTGCGACGACATCACTGCCTCTATGGTACGTCAGTCGCTTTGACACCCAGTGCGGAAAATCTCGGTACGCTGGCGGAGTTTATTGGTAACCGGCCTTTAATAGGATGGCAATTAGACCGCTCACTTGACCGACTCAATGCACTATTTAAAAAGGGGCTGGGTTTTGGATTGCCTAACGCCCAGGTGGATGTTGCCAAGCTTCATCAGCGCCAGCTACGACGTTTACACCCGCAGGTAGATATAGGCAGCCGTATTGGCGATGCGCTCGACCGCTGGCAGCTGCCAGCGCTGAGTGGCCATAGTGTGTTAGGTGAGTCCACGGCTAGCGCACTGCTGTATCTCCGTTTGCAACGGGAGGCTGAGCAGCTTGCCTAG
- the fnr gene encoding fumarate/nitrate reduction transcriptional regulator Fnr translates to MPQQASQRRSLLQEARCQTCSLSSLCLPLALELEDMGQFDAIIRRRAPLKKGEPLFRQGDLFTSVYAVRSGSLKQTTSEGNGNDQLTNFYLPSELVGLDGIDEGYYPGSVIALETTTVCEIPFDRLDTLSEELPELRGQLYKSMSKELKDDRRMMRLLSRKTADQRLASFLITLSDRFRRRGYSPFSFRLSMSRADLGNYLGLAVETVSRILSRFQQQAVVAVSGREINILDMPRLITLAEEEEQAVTPR, encoded by the coding sequence ATGCCTCAACAAGCTAGCCAACGGCGTTCATTGCTGCAAGAAGCGCGCTGCCAAACTTGTAGCCTTAGTTCGTTGTGTCTGCCGCTGGCCCTTGAACTTGAGGATATGGGGCAGTTCGATGCCATTATTCGCCGCCGGGCCCCGCTTAAAAAAGGTGAACCCCTCTTTCGTCAGGGTGACCTCTTTACCAGCGTGTACGCCGTCCGCTCGGGTAGCCTTAAGCAGACTACCAGCGAAGGTAATGGCAATGACCAGCTTACTAACTTCTATCTGCCTAGTGAGCTAGTGGGCCTGGATGGGATTGATGAAGGTTACTATCCAGGTAGCGTTATTGCGCTAGAAACCACCACCGTCTGCGAAATCCCCTTTGATCGCCTTGATACCCTCTCCGAAGAGCTGCCCGAACTACGGGGACAACTCTACAAGAGCATGAGTAAAGAGTTGAAGGACGATCGGCGTATGATGCGACTGTTATCACGCAAAACCGCCGACCAGCGGCTAGCGAGCTTCTTGATCACACTCTCAGACCGCTTTCGCCGCCGCGGGTACTCACCCTTTAGTTTCCGACTCTCCATGTCCCGCGCGGATCTGGGAAACTACCTGGGCCTCGCCGTAGAGACTGTCAGCCGTATCCTTAGCCGTTTCCAGCAACAAGCAGTCGTTGCTGTATCAGGCCGAGAGATTAACATTCTAGATATGCCACGATTAATCACCTTGGCCGAAGAGGAAGAGCAGGCCGTTACTCCACGCTAA
- a CDS encoding FixH family protein gives MPATDVTPWYKQFWPWFLLGLLFTSIVVSSTFAVLSIKTADGMVVQEDYYEHGKAINMILAKQERANELNLSAELRIDPLTSDIVIDLAGDDRPDKLYMMLIFPTQDDRDQEFVLEHVRDGRYIAQGPDNLRYRWYIQIQPQLTNADWRLIGEARFPDENSIALLPGGRSASE, from the coding sequence ATGCCTGCCACTGACGTGACACCCTGGTATAAGCAGTTTTGGCCTTGGTTTTTACTTGGCTTACTGTTTACTTCAATCGTGGTTAGCTCCACCTTTGCTGTTCTATCGATCAAAACAGCAGACGGCATGGTGGTGCAGGAAGATTACTATGAGCATGGCAAGGCCATTAACATGATTCTTGCCAAGCAGGAGCGTGCCAATGAGCTTAATCTTTCAGCCGAACTGCGAATTGACCCGCTGACCAGTGATATTGTGATTGATCTGGCAGGAGATGACCGGCCAGATAAGCTGTACATGATGCTTATCTTCCCAACCCAGGATGATCGAGACCAAGAGTTTGTCTTAGAGCACGTTCGGGATGGCCGCTATATTGCTCAAGGGCCGGATAATCTCCGCTATCGCTGGTATATCCAGATTCAGCCGCAACTGACCAATGCCGATTGGCGATTGATCGGCGAAGCGCGCTTTCCTGACGAAAACAGCATCGCCCTACTGCCCGGAGGGCGTTCTGCAAGCGAATGA
- a CDS encoding putative nucleotidyltransferase substrate binding domain-containing protein: MVEVELSQLPFTLLDEEGRDHVRRGVDLAYFDRDEIILETGQAGECVFLIHKGEVAELDTTLPASSARIGHYTAGDLFGAISILNGKSRYRFQAEQECLCYIMPKALFIQLCRHYPEFESFFKQSLSHKTRLLTEKRAEGGVTMAGFMLAKVSECMREPLLMDASADIASAVRQLNDSHADSLLVNTQGKYGMVTKTDLLNGLVLGDCNNATPVEVVAHYSLVTVTPNQYLFEALVLMTRHKVARVVVMEQELLKGVVELTDVLSYFSSRSYVVSLQVEQANSLEALAAASQRTPELVKALMAQGVKLRFAMDLLAALNGRIISKAWSFTVDEIHHSDSCMMVMGSEGRGEQILKTDQDNGLILADDSQWPDVAEQMQALTQTLIRLGYPPCPGNIMVSNPEWVGSVSQWKRNIVKWVSARDGDSLMKLAILLDAHAVAGNPALLESVREELFERCSRDELLLSYFARTALRFSTPLTLFGSLKKPQHGIDIKKGGIFPIVHGVRTMALERRIKATSTLDRLDALAADGRLDRRFADDLGEALALFTELRLKQQLQELDTAVDKRTNRVVVQELSSLERDLLREAMHIVKDFKQRLSHRYHLEYS; the protein is encoded by the coding sequence ATGGTAGAGGTTGAACTGTCCCAGCTGCCATTTACGCTGCTGGATGAAGAGGGGCGTGATCATGTGCGCCGTGGGGTAGACCTGGCTTACTTTGACCGAGATGAAATTATTTTAGAAACCGGTCAGGCCGGCGAGTGTGTATTCCTGATTCATAAAGGCGAAGTGGCAGAGCTTGATACTACCTTGCCGGCCTCTAGCGCACGCATTGGCCACTACACTGCAGGTGATCTGTTCGGTGCTATTAGCATCTTAAATGGGAAAAGCCGCTACCGCTTCCAAGCCGAACAGGAGTGCTTGTGTTACATCATGCCTAAAGCGCTGTTCATCCAGCTATGCCGCCACTACCCTGAATTCGAAAGCTTTTTCAAGCAGTCACTTTCTCACAAAACACGGTTGCTGACAGAAAAGCGTGCTGAAGGTGGCGTGACCATGGCTGGTTTTATGCTGGCTAAGGTGAGTGAATGCATGCGTGAGCCGCTATTGATGGACGCGTCGGCTGATATTGCCAGTGCGGTCAGGCAGCTTAATGACAGTCACGCTGATAGCTTGCTGGTTAACACTCAGGGTAAGTATGGCATGGTCACCAAAACGGACCTGCTAAATGGATTAGTACTTGGTGACTGTAACAATGCAACGCCCGTTGAGGTAGTTGCCCATTACTCGTTGGTTACCGTGACGCCTAACCAATACTTATTTGAAGCCTTGGTGTTAATGACACGCCATAAGGTTGCTCGGGTAGTGGTGATGGAGCAAGAGCTGCTCAAAGGGGTTGTCGAACTGACTGATGTGCTGAGCTATTTCTCTAGCCGTAGTTATGTGGTCAGTCTCCAAGTTGAGCAGGCGAATAGTCTTGAAGCATTGGCGGCCGCCAGCCAACGTACCCCGGAGCTGGTAAAAGCATTAATGGCCCAGGGGGTAAAGCTGCGCTTTGCGATGGACCTTTTGGCTGCGCTCAATGGGCGCATCATAAGTAAAGCCTGGTCATTTACCGTTGATGAAATTCACCATAGCGATAGCTGCATGATGGTGATGGGGAGCGAGGGCAGGGGGGAGCAAATTCTTAAAACCGACCAGGATAATGGTCTGATTTTAGCTGATGACAGCCAATGGCCTGATGTGGCCGAGCAAATGCAGGCCCTAACACAGACACTGATTCGACTGGGCTACCCGCCATGCCCCGGCAATATTATGGTGTCTAACCCGGAGTGGGTTGGCAGTGTCTCGCAATGGAAACGAAATATTGTGAAGTGGGTCAGTGCCCGTGATGGCGATAGCTTGATGAAGCTGGCTATTCTTCTGGATGCCCACGCGGTTGCTGGTAATCCAGCGTTATTGGAGAGCGTTAGGGAAGAGCTTTTCGAGCGCTGCTCCCGTGACGAGCTATTGCTCTCTTACTTTGCTAGAACAGCGTTACGTTTTTCGACACCCTTGACACTGTTTGGCTCGCTGAAAAAGCCCCAGCACGGTATCGATATTAAAAAAGGCGGCATTTTTCCGATTGTGCATGGGGTGCGTACCATGGCACTTGAGCGGCGAATTAAAGCGACGTCAACACTTGATCGCTTGGATGCCTTAGCGGCTGATGGCCGATTAGACCGTCGCTTTGCTGATGATTTGGGAGAAGCGCTGGCGCTATTTACCGAACTGCGTTTGAAACAACAGCTTCAAGAGCTAGATACAGCGGTTGATAAGCGCACTAATCGGGTTGTTGTTCAGGAGTTGTCATCCCTTGAGCGGGATTTGTTACGCGAAGCTATGCACATTGTTAAAGACTTTAAACAACGCCTTTCACATCGTTATCATCTGGAGTATTCGTGA
- the ttcA gene encoding tRNA 2-thiocytidine(32) synthetase TtcA, whose translation MQSPDYFDPLTADITPAASLKAAPETSDAKQKREFNKLQKRLRREVGNAIIDYQMIGEGDRVMVCLSGGKDSYTMLEILRNLQRNAPVNFSLVAVNLDQKQPGFPEHVLPQYLDKLGVEYHILERDTYSVVKEKTPEGKTTCALCSRLRRGSLYGFAEEIGATKIALGHHREDILETLFLNMFFGGSLKAMPPKLLSDDGKNVVIRPLAYCKEADIVEFSRLMEFPIIPCNLCGSQPNLQRQVVKDMLAEWDKKHPGRLESMFKAVTNVAPSQLADRQLFDFENLEAKQAAMLAGRIQALSVE comes from the coding sequence ATGCAATCTCCTGACTATTTTGACCCCTTGACGGCAGATATCACGCCTGCGGCTAGCCTTAAGGCCGCGCCAGAAACTTCTGACGCAAAACAGAAGCGTGAATTCAACAAGTTGCAAAAACGGCTACGCCGCGAGGTAGGTAACGCGATCATCGATTACCAAATGATTGGTGAGGGTGATCGGGTGATGGTATGCCTGTCTGGTGGTAAAGATAGCTACACAATGCTTGAGATTTTACGCAACCTGCAGCGTAACGCACCGGTTAATTTTTCGCTGGTCGCGGTTAATTTAGATCAAAAACAGCCGGGTTTCCCCGAGCATGTGCTACCGCAGTATTTGGATAAGCTGGGGGTGGAGTACCATATTCTTGAGCGTGATACTTACTCAGTGGTGAAAGAGAAGACCCCTGAAGGTAAGACGACCTGCGCACTCTGCTCACGGCTGAGAAGAGGGTCTCTGTATGGGTTTGCAGAGGAGATCGGTGCGACTAAGATTGCCTTGGGCCATCACCGGGAAGATATTCTGGAAACGCTGTTTCTCAATATGTTCTTTGGCGGCTCATTAAAAGCCATGCCGCCTAAGCTGCTATCCGATGATGGTAAAAATGTTGTGATTCGCCCCCTTGCCTATTGCAAAGAGGCTGATATCGTCGAGTTCTCGCGGTTAATGGAATTTCCTATTATTCCCTGCAACTTGTGCGGCTCGCAGCCTAATCTCCAGCGCCAGGTCGTTAAAGACATGCTGGCTGAGTGGGATAAGAAGCACCCAGGGCGGCTGGAAAGTATGTTTAAAGCCGTCACTAACGTCGCCCCCTCCCAACTAGCTGACCGTCAGCTATTCGACTTTGAGAACCTGGAAGCCAAGCAAGCGGCTATGTTGGCCGGGCGTATTCAGGCGCTTAGCGTGGAGTAA